The genomic window TCAAAGTGCGCTGTTCTAAAAACGAAACTGAACCGACAAACCATTGAACCGAGACATCGAACGCTGACACTGGAGAAAACCCGTATCAAATAACTTCGGTGTCACAGCATGGCATTTCAAATGTCAACTCTTTCTGCACGCATCAGACTTATAACCTCAGGTGGTCCACTTTCCCGAAGCCGTGGTGACTTTAGTAATGACTCAGTTGGGTTCAGCGTCAAATTAAGAAATATTTTCAGTGCTACTCAGCCGAAACGTCAGGTGCATTCTCTATTTCGCACTGGAATTGCAGAACGCGTGGACAACTTTTCTACAGCAACAGTTTCAAAGTCGTTCAAGGGGCAGAACTACGGTCGCGCCTGCCGAGAAAAGAGTGGTACGGTTTACCGAATTGCCATCGGCGCATTTGGAGTGACAACTGCGGTTGCTTGTCTGCACGCAAGTGCCCAGGTCGCTATGGCGGAAGCGCACCTGAATCTTGACTCAGTTAAAAGCAACTGGAATAAGGTGAAGGGTGAGTTAAAAGTTTCCACGAGTGGACGAGTCAGTCAATGAGGATTGTCACGAAACTGCACGACGTATTTCTGTGTAACCCAAAACAGTTTAGCCTTACCCGAAAGCTCTGCAGGGTTATATCATGCAACACACTGCTAGGCCTACTTGTCGAAATATCTCGTGGCCACAGACATGTCGAAATATCTCGTGGCCACAGACATATCCTATCACAAACATGGGAATCTAATGTGACTATGCATCTACATTGATCAATGCAAAGTAGCCtcattgctttctctctctctttctctctctctctccctctccctctctctctctttctctctcctctctctctcctctctctctttacttctctCCAGAAACCTTGCTATCCATGGGTCTGGAGGATAGGCGTAAACACTACAGGAGCTCTTTCCTGGCCCTGAAGGATATACCAGTGTGGAACCAGGAACGAGGTAGACTATACAGTCACAGCTCTGTGTAAAACAAGCCTCCTATCCAGATGTACCTACTGTATACCACAAGAGGTGGAAGACCTCTGTAGCTTGGGGACCCTTCAAGACCCCAGACACAATATGAATGCTGTTTATACGTAGCTTCGGGCATTACAATCTGGCCTCTGAAGGCTAAACCCTCCCTTACCAGACAGCGTTTGGCTTGTGTTGCAAAAGACAATTTATTGTGCCAGGCTTAAATAGAACCGTGAGTAGCCAGTTACTGTAAGATTGCAGTAAGTAGTATGGCCTTACTCACTTCGATCCCTGCAGGTGTTTCATATGGCCCTCAAAGGTCCCTAGTTAGCAACCTGCTTGACTGCTTTTAATGTTCCCTTCTGTGCAAGCTTGAGTCTTGAGTGGTCTTGAATCACACACTGAGTTTGAAATTTGCCCCAGCACCTGTGACACAATTTGGATACGTCCTACTCTCATTCTACTTGCATAGtcctatattatttatttttgtaaattCAACGACAGGATAGCATTTATCTGTTCCTCGCCTGGACCTCTTTATCAGGTGCTGCAGCTGTCAAGCCTCACTTCCCCAGGAACGAGGCGCTGGATAACAAGATCTCTCTGTTCAGCGGCGACATCACCAAACTGGAGGTGGATGGGATTGTGAATGCAGGTAACCATCTTGCAAGCAAACAGAATATATTGTGATACAGGCCTACTATGGATAGCCCACAGTATTGCAAATACTGACTATTAATAACAAGGACAACTTTAAATGTGTCGACTCTTTTGAGAAGACTGTACTCTGGAGGTACATGTGTGATTAtggtgtaaatgtaatgtattcatttatcagatgctTTTAATCCATATCGATGTACAAGGGTGTATTCGAACCTGTGTCCTCTTGATATACCCTTAAACGCTCTACCACTTATCTATACCCATCTCCACAGATGGTGTATGTGCACATGCTTGCATTCATCTTCTCCAGTTTCACCCAGAGACTGCCTGACTGGCCTCTGTTGCTCCACAGTTCCACTAGGCTTTGTGCCATATCTTATACATGGCATTTGATTTGAGGGTTGTAAATAGTCCATGAAGCCAGACAGCAGTCAGACACTGATTGGGAGTCTAAATGATGCAAGTCTCTTTATGGATTTATATTACTACTTTCCTTATCTTAATATTCAGTTTTTATTGAACAAAGAAAATGAGAAAAAGAAGGATTGGGATTAAAAATAATGCAAGAATTGCAATGTAAAAATCTGATCTGTACTTTGGACAGCCCACTTTCCACTAATTACCTACTGTGTACCTGTAGAATCAACCTAGAGTTCATTGGCTAGTTAAAGTGCTTtgtgtaaatatttgaccacTAGGTGGCAGCTGAATCCCATCTGAATTCCATAGTTACAAAATGTAATTGGCAGCTTGCCAGTGACTGGGGATCAGAGTCAAT from Osmerus mordax isolate fOsmMor3 chromosome 12, fOsmMor3.pri, whole genome shotgun sequence includes these protein-coding regions:
- the macrod1 gene encoding ADP-ribose glycohydrolase MACROD1 isoform X3, with the protein product MAFQMSTLSARIRLITSGGPLSRSRGDFSNDSVGFSVKLRNIFSATQPKRQVHSLFRTGIAERVDNFSTATVSKSFKGQNYGRACREKSGTVYRIAIGAFGVTTAVACLHASAQVAMAEAHLNLDSVKSNWNKVKETLLSMGLEDRRKHYRSSFLALKDIPVWNQERGAAAVKPHFPRNEALDNKISLFSGDITKLEVDGIVNAVDGAIHRTSGPLLKCECAELDGCDTGQAKITGGYGLPAKYVIHTVGPIVMGAVGEEERSRLRECYWNSLDCATSEGLRSVAFPCISTGVYGYPPEQAVDVALKTVREYLNDHDHSLDRVIFCVFLPSDYELYKNNLPYYFPGDVPVKSKL
- the macrod1 gene encoding ADP-ribose glycohydrolase MACROD1 isoform X1; the protein is MAFQMSTLSARIRLITSGGPLSRSRGDFSNDSVGFSVKLRNIFSATQPKRQVHSLFRTGIAERVDNFSTATVSKSFKGQNYGRACREKSGTVYRIAIGAFGVTTAVACLHASAQVAMAEAHLNLDSVKSNWNKVKETLLSMGLEDRRKHYRSSFLALKDIPVWNQERGAAAVKPHFPRNEALDNKISLFSGDITKLEVDGIVNAANKTLLGGGGVDGAIHRTSGPLLKCECAELDGCDTGQAKITGGYGLPAKYVIHTVGPIVMGAVGEEERSRLRECYWNSLDCATSEGLRSVAFPCISTGVYGYPPEQAVDVALKTVREYLNDHDHSLDRVIFCVFLPSDYELYKNNLPYYFPGDVPVKSKL
- the macrod1 gene encoding ADP-ribose glycohydrolase MACROD1 isoform X2 yields the protein MAFQMSTLSARIRLITSGGPLSRSRGDFSNDSVGFSVKLRNIFSATQPKRQVHSLFRTGIAERVDNFSTATVSKSFKGQNYGRACREKSGTVYRIAIGAFGVTTAVACLHASAQVAMAEAHLNLDSVKSNWNKVKETLLSMGLEDRRKHYRSSFLALKDIPVWNQERGAAAVKPHFPRNEALDNKISLFSGDITKLEVDGIVNAANKTLLGGGGVDGAIHRTSGPLLKCECAELDGCDTGQAKITGGYGLPAKYVIHTVGPIVMGAVGEEERSRLRECYWNSLDCATSEGLRSVAFPCISTGVYGYPPEQAVDVALKTVREYLNDHDHSLDRVIFCVFLPSDYELYKNNLPYYFPGAC